The following are encoded together in the Arcticibacterium luteifluviistationis genome:
- a CDS encoding thioredoxin family protein, whose protein sequence is MKKIAILSLFLAFSSLVSFAQSGIKFEEDAWALVVSKAKAENKLIFLDAYTSWCGPCKLLQTRVFPDAELGKYFGENFLSTKIDMEKGEGPAIAKKYNVRAYPTLLFIDPSTQKVVHKVLGYRSVEQLRQVANTAVVHAEGIKAKSTK, encoded by the coding sequence ATGAAAAAAATTGCTATACTTTCTCTCTTTTTGGCTTTTTCAAGCCTTGTTAGTTTCGCCCAAAGCGGAATCAAGTTTGAAGAGGATGCTTGGGCATTAGTAGTATCTAAAGCTAAAGCAGAAAACAAACTTATCTTTTTAGACGCCTATACCTCATGGTGTGGTCCATGTAAATTATTACAAACAAGAGTTTTTCCAGATGCAGAATTAGGAAAATACTTTGGCGAGAATTTTTTAAGCACTAAAATAGACATGGAAAAGGGCGAAGGTCCAGCCATAGCAAAAAAATATAACGTAAGAGCCTACCCTACTCTACTTTTTATTGACCCAAGCACGCAGAAAGTGGTTCATAAAGTATTAGGATACAGGTCTGTGGAGCAGTTAAGACAAGTAGCTAATACGGCTGTTGTTCATGCAGAAGGCATCAAAGCAAAATCAACTAAATAG
- a CDS encoding alpha/beta hydrolase, giving the protein MKLFKGQEVFSKRLNRKFIYDVVVPPNYSKEQAYPLLVMNDGQDFEKLKMESVLEKFWKEGGSPFIFLGLHCNQERLAEYGTAGILDSKGRGAKAAVFKNFLLEVLIPLVSKNYKLEKSGHVFCGFSLGGLSAFDIVWETSGVFDKVGVFSGALWWRSTDYGKNYDNEKHRIIHEKVKSGAYKPNLKFWFECGTDDEKSDRDNNGVIDSIDDTRDLIKELMKKGYEPNKDIAYVEIDGGKHNQATWSKAMPGFLKWAFGTKKTP; this is encoded by the coding sequence ATGAAATTATTCAAAGGACAGGAAGTCTTCTCGAAGCGTCTAAATCGGAAGTTTATCTATGATGTGGTGGTTCCACCAAACTATTCTAAAGAGCAGGCTTATCCGCTTTTAGTCATGAATGATGGCCAAGATTTTGAGAAACTTAAGATGGAAAGTGTGCTGGAAAAGTTCTGGAAAGAAGGCGGTAGTCCGTTCATCTTTTTAGGTCTTCACTGTAATCAAGAGAGACTGGCGGAATATGGCACAGCAGGAATTTTAGATTCTAAAGGAAGAGGAGCAAAGGCGGCAGTATTTAAAAATTTCTTATTGGAAGTTTTAATTCCTTTGGTAAGTAAGAACTATAAATTAGAAAAGAGTGGCCATGTTTTTTGTGGTTTTTCTTTAGGTGGCTTGTCGGCCTTTGATATAGTATGGGAAACGTCAGGTGTTTTTGATAAAGTAGGCGTTTTTAGTGGAGCACTATGGTGGCGAAGTACAGATTATGGTAAAAACTATGATAATGAGAAGCACCGTATCATTCATGAAAAAGTGAAGTCTGGAGCGTATAAACCAAACTTAAAGTTTTGGTTTGAATGTGGCACTGACGACGAGAAGTCTGACAGAGATAATAATGGCGTGATAGACTCCATAGACGATACTAGAGACCTAATTAAAGAGCTCATGAAAAAAGGCTACGAACCTAATAAGGACATAGCTTATGTGGAGATTGATGGAGGAAAGCATAATCAAGCTACATGGAGTAAAGCTATGCCTGGCTTTTTAAAATGGGCATTTGGCACAAAAAAAACTCCATGA
- a CDS encoding alpha/beta hydrolase-fold protein: MQEKHTSFYSHILGRDLELMTYGHWGVPILLFPTSMGDAHQNKNFGLIDSIADKIDRGDVKIYCIETIDGESFYGKHLAPKIRVSNYVRYCKFLKEELVPFIQRDSDTHRIGIGGCSFGAYHATNFAFKNPDMVEFLIAMSGSFNIRNFLDGYFDDDVYFNNPVDFMPNAESWIFNHMKIVLGTSDWDICREDNINLSRLLGDKQINHWYDEKKWIAHDWPLWNTMFPEYVDAFV, encoded by the coding sequence GTGCAAGAAAAACACACCTCCTTTTACTCCCATATTCTGGGCAGAGATTTAGAATTAATGACATACGGCCACTGGGGAGTACCAATTTTACTTTTTCCTACTTCCATGGGCGATGCTCACCAAAATAAAAACTTTGGACTGATAGACAGCATAGCAGATAAAATAGACCGAGGCGACGTTAAGATTTACTGCATAGAAACCATTGATGGTGAAAGCTTTTATGGTAAACACTTAGCCCCTAAAATTAGAGTCTCCAATTATGTTAGGTATTGCAAATTTTTAAAAGAAGAACTTGTCCCATTTATTCAGCGAGATTCTGACACACACAGAATAGGCATTGGCGGCTGTAGTTTTGGAGCATATCATGCTACCAATTTTGCTTTCAAAAATCCTGACATGGTTGAGTTTTTAATAGCGATGAGTGGCTCTTTTAATATCAGAAACTTTTTAGACGGCTATTTCGACGACGATGTCTACTTCAATAATCCTGTAGATTTTATGCCTAATGCAGAAAGCTGGATTTTCAATCACATGAAAATAGTTTTAGGCACTTCTGATTGGGATATTTGCAGAGAAGACAATATTAATTTATCAAGACTCTTAGGCGACAAGCAAATAAACCACTGGTATGACGAGAAAAAGTGGATAGCCCATGATTGGCCTTTATGGAATACTATGTTCCCTGAATACGTCGATGCCTTTGTATAA
- a CDS encoding ATP-grasp domain-containing protein, producing the protein MKKIGILFGMENTYPHAFIDRVNEITKRKDIVAEMVQIGRVEQAVDTEYDVIIDRISQDVPFYRAYLKNAALCGTAVINNPFWWSADEKFFNNCLAVKLGIPVPKTMLLPSKERPTDTSETSFRNLKFPMEWNEMFSTIGFPAYMKPHDGGGWKSVYKVTGESDLWEKHEETGQLVMMLQEEIIFTDYYRCYCLDGKEVLIMPYDPLKPIHLRYATEPKTTGPAHKKLMELIKKHVLDLNQALGYDFNTVEFAIRDGIPYAIDFCNPAPDADVYSVGQENFEWVVEKSARMAIAKAKSNKPGVNNCTWGTFMQSSITKSDILKLRQ; encoded by the coding sequence ATGAAGAAAATAGGCATCCTTTTTGGCATGGAAAACACATATCCCCATGCTTTTATAGATAGGGTAAATGAAATTACCAAAAGAAAGGACATAGTAGCCGAAATGGTGCAGATAGGCCGTGTGGAGCAAGCTGTAGATACGGAGTATGATGTTATCATTGACAGAATATCGCAAGACGTTCCATTTTACAGAGCGTACCTCAAAAACGCCGCACTGTGCGGAACTGCGGTCATAAACAATCCTTTTTGGTGGAGTGCGGATGAGAAGTTCTTCAATAATTGCTTAGCGGTCAAACTGGGCATTCCGGTACCTAAAACAATGCTTTTGCCCTCTAAAGAAAGGCCAACAGATACCTCAGAAACTAGTTTCAGGAATTTGAAATTCCCGATGGAGTGGAATGAGATGTTTTCTACTATTGGTTTTCCTGCTTATATGAAACCGCATGATGGTGGTGGCTGGAAAAGTGTTTACAAAGTCACAGGAGAGTCTGACTTATGGGAAAAACATGAAGAAACAGGACAGCTGGTGATGATGCTTCAGGAAGAAATCATCTTCACGGACTATTACCGCTGTTACTGCCTAGATGGCAAAGAAGTGCTAATTATGCCTTATGACCCGCTTAAACCAATACATTTGCGGTACGCTACCGAACCAAAAACTACTGGTCCGGCTCATAAGAAACTAATGGAACTGATAAAGAAACATGTATTGGATTTAAACCAAGCCTTGGGCTATGATTTTAACACCGTGGAGTTTGCCATTAGAGACGGTATTCCTTACGCCATAGATTTCTGTAACCCTGCTCCTGATGCCGATGTGTATTCTGTAGGACAAGAGAACTTTGAATGGGTGGTAGAAAAATCCGCGAGAATGGCCATTGCCAAAGCAAAAAGTAATAAACCAGGCGTCAATAACTGTACATGGGGTACTTTCATGCAATCTTCTATCACGAAGTCAGATATTTTGAAGCTTCGACAATAA
- a CDS encoding carboxylate-amine ligase — MSLFTLGIEEEFQIIDPESRELKSHMSQIVDRGQVILQERIKQEMHQAVVETGTNICQNISEAREEVQFLRNNVISLADEKNLKVAAAGTHPFSDWVDQLITVDERYDEIINEMRDVARGNLIFGLHVHVGIEDRQEAIKIMNEVRYFLPHIHALSTNSPFWCGRDTGFMSYRSKVFDKFPRTGIPDYFSSAAEYDDYVNLLVKTNCIDNGKKIWWDIRVHPFYPTIEYRICDVPMRLDETICLAAIMQALIAKLHKIRQENLSFRSYRRILIAENKWRAARDGINANLIDFGKEKEVPFKELIIELLAFIDDVLDDLGSRKEVEYVHKILANGTGADRQLAVYEKTGDLKSVVDYIIEETKFGL; from the coding sequence ATGTCATTATTTACCCTAGGCATAGAAGAAGAATTTCAAATCATTGACCCAGAAAGCCGTGAGCTTAAATCCCACATGTCGCAGATTGTGGACAGAGGTCAAGTGATTCTTCAGGAACGTATTAAGCAGGAAATGCACCAGGCTGTGGTGGAAACAGGAACCAACATCTGTCAGAATATTTCTGAAGCTAGAGAAGAAGTCCAGTTTTTAAGAAACAACGTTATCAGCCTAGCCGATGAAAAGAACCTGAAAGTAGCCGCTGCCGGCACACATCCTTTCTCTGACTGGGTAGACCAACTAATTACGGTAGACGAACGTTATGACGAAATCATTAATGAAATGCGTGACGTGGCTCGTGGTAACCTCATTTTCGGACTCCATGTACATGTCGGAATAGAAGACCGTCAGGAAGCCATAAAAATCATGAATGAGGTGCGATATTTCCTTCCGCATATTCACGCTTTGAGTACTAATTCACCTTTTTGGTGCGGCAGAGATACAGGTTTTATGTCGTACCGCTCTAAGGTTTTTGACAAGTTTCCTCGTACAGGAATTCCTGATTATTTCAGTTCCGCAGCCGAATACGACGATTATGTGAATCTTTTGGTGAAAACCAACTGCATTGATAATGGTAAAAAGATTTGGTGGGACATCAGAGTGCACCCCTTCTATCCTACCATAGAATACCGCATTTGTGATGTACCCATGCGATTAGACGAGACCATTTGTTTGGCGGCTATCATGCAAGCTCTTATTGCGAAGCTGCACAAAATCAGGCAAGAAAACCTAAGCTTTAGAAGCTACCGCAGAATACTGATAGCAGAGAATAAATGGCGAGCTGCCAGAGATGGTATCAATGCTAATTTGATTGACTTTGGTAAAGAAAAAGAAGTGCCTTTTAAAGAGTTAATAATAGAGTTGCTGGCATTTATAGATGACGTATTAGACGACCTCGGTTCTAGAAAAGAGGTGGAGTACGTTCACAAAATATTAGCCAACGGAACAGGTGCCGACCGACAGCTGGCGGTTTATGAGAAAACAGGTGACTTAAAATCTGTGGTAGATTACATAATAGAGGAGACCAAATTCGGTCTTTGA
- a CDS encoding type 1 glutamine amidotransferase, whose product MFAEVKIAILDLYDGYPNEGMRCIKMLIGEFLEQDTVKGNFDVFDVRGDGALPKIEDYDIFISTGGPGSPVVQGFQWENRFFNFLDDLLEHNKYQENKKHLLLICHSFQLMVQHFKFGLVCERKSTSFGVMSVHQTEDAKDEILFEGLENPFWAVDSRDYQVIQPDEEKLKEHHAHILALEKIRPHIPLERAIMGIRLTDEVVGFQFHPEADAEGMQRYFLQADKKMAVVNEHGEDKYEDMILQLNDPDKIQLTESIIIPKFLNNSLKNISIPTE is encoded by the coding sequence ATGTTTGCAGAAGTAAAAATAGCCATTCTAGACCTTTATGACGGCTACCCTAATGAGGGCATGCGGTGCATAAAAATGCTCATAGGAGAGTTTTTGGAACAAGATACTGTCAAAGGAAACTTTGACGTTTTTGATGTCAGAGGTGATGGAGCATTGCCTAAAATTGAGGATTACGATATTTTCATTTCTACAGGTGGTCCTGGCAGTCCAGTAGTACAAGGTTTTCAGTGGGAAAATCGTTTTTTCAACTTCTTAGACGACCTACTGGAGCATAATAAATATCAGGAAAACAAAAAGCATTTACTGCTTATTTGCCATTCGTTTCAGCTGATGGTACAGCACTTTAAATTTGGTTTAGTGTGTGAGCGTAAGTCTACCTCTTTTGGGGTGATGTCTGTTCATCAAACAGAAGATGCTAAAGACGAAATCCTGTTTGAAGGTTTAGAAAACCCATTTTGGGCGGTAGACTCTAGAGATTATCAGGTGATTCAGCCTGACGAAGAAAAACTCAAAGAGCATCATGCTCATATTTTAGCTTTAGAGAAAATCAGGCCACACATTCCGCTAGAAAGAGCCATCATGGGCATAAGACTTACAGACGAGGTGGTGGGCTTTCAGTTTCATCCTGAGGCTGATGCCGAAGGCATGCAACGCTATTTTTTACAGGCCGACAAGAAAATGGCAGTGGTAAACGAGCATGGCGAAGACAAATACGAGGACATGATTTTACAGCTAAACGACCCCGACAAAATACAGTTGACGGAGTCTATCATCATTCCTAAATTCCTGAACAATTCTCTTAAAAACATAAGTATACCCACAGAATAA
- a CDS encoding aspartate aminotransferase family protein produces MHLRQLFLENMAQTSDFPLALEFTKAEGVYLIDKSGKKYIDLIAGIAVSNVGHRHPKVVQAIKDQADQYLHQMVYGEYVQSPQVMLAKALADTLAAYKTNSGLSINNAYFTNSGTEAVEGAMKLAKRYTGRTEIIAFHNAYHGSTQGALSLGDEEFKRNFRPTLPDIRKIARENFEDLNLITERTAAVFYEPVGGESGVRPASQAYITALGKRCKETGTLLVFDEIQNGFGRTGSFWAFEQYGVVPDILLAAKGMGGGMPIGAFMAPREIMSVLTDNPILGHITTFGGHPVSCAASLATVSIIHDEIDHSETLRKGELFKSLLVHPKIKEVRGMGLMLAVQLSDFEYMKAVIDRTIENGVITDWFLYCDNAMRIAPPLTITDEQIHVACEVILGALGS; encoded by the coding sequence ATGCACTTAAGACAACTCTTCTTAGAAAACATGGCTCAAACGAGCGATTTCCCGCTGGCACTGGAATTTACCAAAGCCGAGGGGGTTTATTTGATAGATAAGTCTGGCAAAAAGTACATTGACCTCATAGCAGGAATAGCCGTTAGTAATGTAGGCCACAGGCACCCAAAAGTGGTGCAGGCCATTAAAGACCAAGCAGACCAATACCTGCACCAGATGGTGTATGGCGAATATGTGCAAAGCCCGCAAGTGATGCTGGCCAAAGCACTGGCAGATACCCTAGCGGCCTATAAAACTAACAGCGGACTGAGCATAAACAATGCTTATTTTACCAACTCGGGTACGGAGGCCGTAGAAGGTGCCATGAAACTGGCCAAAAGATATACAGGTAGAACAGAAATTATAGCTTTTCATAATGCTTACCACGGCAGCACGCAGGGAGCACTCTCTTTAGGAGACGAGGAATTTAAAAGAAATTTTAGACCTACCCTACCCGATATACGCAAAATAGCCCGTGAGAACTTTGAGGATTTAAACCTCATTACCGAAAGAACTGCCGCCGTATTTTACGAACCTGTGGGTGGCGAAAGTGGTGTTAGACCTGCCTCCCAAGCTTATATTACCGCTCTGGGCAAACGCTGTAAAGAAACAGGCACTTTGCTAGTTTTCGATGAAATACAGAATGGATTTGGGCGTACGGGTTCTTTTTGGGCTTTTGAACAATACGGCGTAGTACCCGATATTTTACTGGCTGCCAAAGGCATGGGTGGCGGAATGCCGATAGGTGCTTTTATGGCTCCTAGAGAAATTATGAGTGTGCTAACCGATAATCCTATTTTAGGGCATATTACCACTTTTGGTGGGCATCCGGTGAGCTGTGCGGCTTCACTGGCCACGGTGAGTATAATTCATGATGAAATAGACCACAGCGAAACCCTACGCAAAGGCGAGCTTTTTAAAAGCCTGCTGGTACACCCAAAAATTAAGGAAGTACGTGGCATGGGCCTTATGCTGGCGGTACAACTGTCTGACTTTGAATACATGAAAGCGGTGATAGACCGCACCATAGAAAATGGCGTAATAACCGACTGGTTTCTCTACTGCGACAACGCCATGCGAATAGCCCCTCCCCTTACCATTACCGACGAACAAATTCATGTGGCTTGTGAAGTAATTTTGGGGGCTTTGGGGAGTTAG
- a CDS encoding SMEK domain-containing protein: MKQQKLLLSISNLLSRFKVQVGILNANSMLDINVVSEFFLIPLLNEIYDCDFTNANLIKKNYPAVDLVDRKNKIAIQITSTSSVTKVRKTLEKIIQNNLQKIYNNFFIIIITSKQEKYNTSILDKATQGRFQFTNDNVIDVEGLFQLIASLGLTKIEKIEEYLKSQFTDVETTNFVLNTNIPSIINKIDNPQDEYLKSKLKTAYNARQEWYEKKAYLETNLPSISDLNQKFSIEKQISECNKKILIYEKDIVTTANQINNE; this comes from the coding sequence ATGAAGCAACAAAAACTATTATTAAGCATTTCAAATTTACTGAGTAGATTTAAAGTTCAAGTAGGAATTCTGAACGCAAACTCCATGCTTGATATAAATGTAGTTTCAGAATTTTTCTTGATTCCTTTACTCAACGAAATTTATGATTGTGATTTCACAAATGCCAACTTGATAAAAAAAAACTATCCAGCAGTTGATTTAGTGGACAGAAAGAACAAAATAGCAATTCAAATTACGTCGACTTCTAGTGTAACAAAAGTTCGAAAAACTTTAGAAAAAATAATACAGAATAATTTACAGAAGATTTATAATAACTTTTTTATAATAATTATTACTTCAAAACAGGAAAAATATAATACTTCCATTCTCGACAAAGCAACTCAAGGAAGGTTTCAGTTTACGAATGATAATGTTATTGATGTAGAAGGTCTCTTTCAGTTAATAGCTTCTCTAGGTTTAACGAAAATTGAAAAGATTGAAGAATACTTAAAAAGTCAATTCACAGACGTCGAAACTACTAATTTCGTCCTAAATACAAATATACCGTCGATTATAAATAAAATTGATAATCCTCAAGATGAATATTTGAAATCAAAATTAAAAACTGCCTATAATGCAAGACAAGAATGGTATGAGAAAAAAGCTTATTTAGAAACTAACTTACCCAGTATTTCGGATTTAAATCAAAAATTCTCAATTGAGAAACAAATTTCAGAATGCAATAAGAAAATTCTAATTTATGAAAAAGATATTGTAACAACGGCAAATCAAATTAACAATGAGTAA
- a CDS encoding tetratricopeptide repeat protein, with amino-acid sequence MSKIEQKRIQLQEWHEKLDFFKEKEAQTSDLDQQWSARKRMKEAEQNIEKLENEIKALDKISERKEGINPTDEVSNIETVSQAIDLYLDGLEKLDHRSSFEELEKTEQLRYKLFEELFSSHKDKIKSTSILQNKFIYTLFENIFSAEKLPTLIINDINDVRTDKESYKHYDRSIIVSALTLSVLSWKVFDPNKIGLLIDFLTDYEKGVWERSLTGIILSSIMHQNRLQRYQLTGRLVELQKNEKIQIGIYIIDTILRNQLYKNVIFPKGFEKEEFLNDTPYNWFFPFYEGNPNVLEMFKETEQDIDENDFLQYIINVPLVSSFKYTLCNGIKNNQITISKKSFDKNSAEDLARVYSLNMASDFEPFYNLIAEYYLYFKFYPKDRVKEIFEHKITLAQTKLKNIILSKVQELKLSADLLFEKNEYNSCIKKLKELLNIEPNQLSALIQISECHEEKNEFSEALSYHYEIEKNKPNNYVNQLRIGFCLNQTKQYKKSIEYLLKANSIKPNKIKVISLIGNNYLKLKDFQKSIEFHEKALQIDEKYEFSLMDLNTCYSTLKKPELALKYSKKLFEIDPESPDNIIMLAMDYAELSDYEKASEFAAKAFLLKSDDSHIAFSYGRIMFLIKDFKKAKIMLNKSYNMKNSKDFHGVIWGNLGHIALFEKEVKIATEYYKKCVREFDDINDFSEKFDTDLPYALKNGISKTEYERIKQDMIEYWRENN; translated from the coding sequence ATGAGTAAGATTGAGCAAAAACGTATTCAACTTCAAGAGTGGCATGAAAAGTTAGATTTTTTTAAAGAAAAAGAAGCTCAAACTTCTGATTTAGATCAACAGTGGTCAGCACGAAAACGTATGAAAGAAGCTGAACAGAATATTGAAAAGTTAGAAAATGAAATTAAAGCTTTAGATAAAATATCTGAAAGGAAAGAAGGTATAAATCCAACTGATGAAGTTTCAAATATTGAAACTGTTAGTCAAGCAATCGATTTGTATTTAGATGGATTGGAGAAATTAGACCATCGTTCCTCTTTCGAAGAATTGGAAAAAACAGAACAACTTAGGTATAAGTTATTTGAAGAGCTTTTTAGTAGTCATAAAGATAAAATCAAAAGCACCAGTATTCTTCAAAATAAATTCATTTATACTCTATTCGAAAATATATTTTCTGCTGAAAAGTTGCCAACATTAATAATCAATGACATTAACGATGTTCGAACGGATAAAGAAAGTTACAAGCATTATGACAGAAGTATTATAGTAAGTGCACTAACCTTAAGTGTCTTAAGTTGGAAAGTATTTGACCCGAATAAAATTGGTCTTTTAATAGATTTCCTTACGGATTATGAAAAAGGAGTCTGGGAACGATCATTAACAGGTATAATTCTATCATCGATAATGCATCAGAACAGACTTCAAAGGTACCAACTCACAGGTAGGTTAGTCGAATTACAAAAAAATGAAAAAATACAAATTGGAATTTATATTATTGACACAATACTTAGAAATCAACTCTATAAAAATGTAATATTTCCTAAAGGTTTTGAAAAAGAGGAATTTCTTAATGACACGCCTTATAATTGGTTTTTCCCTTTTTACGAAGGAAACCCAAACGTGCTGGAAATGTTTAAAGAAACTGAGCAGGATATTGATGAAAATGATTTTTTGCAATATATTATTAACGTACCCTTAGTCAGTTCATTTAAATATACTCTATGCAATGGTATAAAAAACAATCAAATAACAATTTCTAAAAAAAGCTTTGATAAAAATTCTGCGGAGGATCTTGCAAGGGTTTATAGCTTAAATATGGCTTCAGATTTTGAACCATTTTATAATTTAATTGCAGAATATTATCTCTATTTTAAATTCTATCCGAAAGATAGAGTTAAGGAAATATTTGAACATAAAATAACGCTTGCTCAAACAAAATTGAAGAATATCATTTTAAGTAAAGTTCAAGAATTGAAATTAAGTGCCGATTTGTTGTTTGAAAAGAATGAATATAATTCTTGCATTAAAAAGTTAAAGGAATTATTAAATATAGAGCCTAACCAACTGTCAGCCTTAATTCAAATTAGTGAGTGCCATGAAGAAAAAAATGAATTTTCTGAAGCCCTTTCATATCATTATGAAATTGAAAAAAATAAACCTAACAATTATGTTAATCAATTAAGAATTGGCTTTTGTTTAAATCAAACAAAGCAATACAAAAAATCCATTGAATACTTGCTAAAAGCTAATAGTATAAAGCCGAATAAAATTAAAGTTATTAGCCTTATAGGGAACAATTATTTAAAATTGAAAGATTTTCAAAAATCAATTGAATTTCATGAAAAGGCTCTACAAATAGATGAAAAGTATGAATTTTCATTAATGGACCTAAACACCTGTTATTCTACCCTCAAGAAGCCTGAACTAGCTCTTAAGTATAGCAAAAAATTATTTGAAATAGACCCAGAGAGCCCCGACAATATAATTATGTTAGCAATGGATTATGCTGAACTTTCTGATTATGAAAAGGCATCAGAATTTGCCGCAAAAGCATTCTTATTAAAAAGTGATGATAGCCATATAGCTTTCAGCTATGGAAGAATCATGTTCTTGATTAAAGATTTCAAAAAAGCTAAAATCATGTTAAATAAATCTTATAACATGAAAAACTCAAAAGACTTTCATGGGGTAATTTGGGGTAATTTGGGTCATATCGCACTATTTGAGAAAGAAGTAAAAATAGCCACAGAGTATTACAAAAAATGCGTTAGAGAATTTGATGATATAAATGACTTTTCAGAAAAGTTTGATACGGATTTACCGTATGCACTCAAAAATGGAATTTCAAAGACTGAATATGAAAGGATTAAACAAGATATGATTGAATATTGGCGAGAAAATAACTGA
- a CDS encoding YybH family protein, producing MNKPIFKILTSAVLLIIGFVCGTFYNKSNDEPKKEIVTSGSDFEMIQEVTNEFVTAWINGDAEGCANTYSENAVFMVPDQPSYHGRKAIKDRYAEMFNKRNDSTLIEMTETVKEVIMLDDWAVIRGSGFETRDSEGASGTYKWIILSKKQPNGKWESVWDIFNDVEEVE from the coding sequence ATGAATAAACCAATCTTTAAAATTCTTACATCTGCTGTCTTACTTATCATAGGATTTGTATGTGGAACTTTTTATAACAAATCTAATGATGAGCCGAAAAAAGAAATAGTAACAAGTGGTTCTGATTTTGAAATGATTCAAGAAGTTACTAATGAATTCGTAACTGCCTGGATAAATGGAGACGCTGAAGGATGTGCAAATACTTATTCTGAAAATGCTGTATTTATGGTTCCAGACCAACCATCTTATCACGGAAGAAAAGCAATTAAAGACCGTTACGCAGAAATGTTTAACAAACGGAATGACTCAACTCTCATTGAAATGACTGAAACAGTAAAGGAAGTAATTATGCTTGATGATTGGGCAGTAATTAGAGGTTCTGGTTTTGAAACGAGAGATTCAGAAGGAGCAAGCGGAACATACAAATGGATAATATTGAGTAAAAAACAACCAAATGGAAAATGGGAATCTGTATGGGATATTTTTAACGATGTTGAAGAAGTAGAATAA
- a CDS encoding DmpA family aminopeptidase, whose translation MKRRYIAFLIILISSQSYGQKPRARDLGVPFVGKTGAFNAITDVKGVEVGYSTMISGEGENIIGKGPIRTGVTAIFPRGKAKKFSPVYANWYSLNGNGEMTGTTWVTESGFLETPIMITNTNSVGVVRDAVLKWYVDTDWYSGEDWWYTYPVVAETYDGFLNDIYGFHVKEENVLEAIKNSSSGAIAEGNVGGGTGMMCLGFKGGTGTSSRVFKIKDSTYTVGAIVQSNFGAKRNLSIAGVPVGIELMDTLNYKFNAPPKSRRQEGDGSIIVIIATDVPLLPHQLKRIAQRIPLGVGIVGGRGSNGSGDIFLAFSTANENAFNRDETTTVKSMPNDQLMPVFEATVQAVEEAIINAMIAAETMEGINGNKAYALPHDLLIETLKKYNRLKE comes from the coding sequence ATGAAAAGAAGATATATAGCTTTTTTAATAATACTAATTAGTTCTCAATCATACGGACAAAAACCGAGAGCCAGAGATTTAGGGGTTCCGTTTGTTGGCAAAACTGGAGCGTTTAATGCAATTACGGATGTTAAAGGAGTTGAAGTAGGTTATAGTACTATGATTTCTGGAGAAGGGGAAAACATTATTGGTAAAGGACCTATAAGAACTGGAGTTACTGCAATATTCCCCAGAGGAAAAGCCAAAAAGTTTAGTCCAGTTTATGCCAATTGGTACAGTCTTAATGGAAATGGAGAAATGACAGGCACAACTTGGGTGACAGAATCAGGATTTTTGGAAACACCAATAATGATAACTAATACCAACAGTGTTGGAGTTGTTCGAGACGCAGTATTGAAGTGGTATGTAGATACAGATTGGTATAGCGGAGAAGATTGGTGGTACACGTATCCGGTAGTGGCTGAAACTTATGATGGTTTCCTTAATGACATCTATGGGTTTCACGTTAAAGAAGAAAATGTATTAGAAGCCATAAAAAACTCATCGAGTGGAGCCATTGCTGAAGGTAATGTTGGTGGCGGAACTGGCATGATGTGCCTAGGCTTTAAAGGCGGAACAGGAACTTCTTCAAGAGTTTTTAAAATAAAGGATTCAACATATACCGTTGGAGCAATTGTTCAATCCAATTTTGGAGCTAAAAGAAACCTATCCATCGCAGGCGTTCCTGTCGGAATTGAATTAATGGACACTTTAAACTACAAATTTAATGCACCACCAAAATCAAGAAGACAGGAAGGAGATGGTTCAATTATCGTAATTATAGCAACAGACGTACCGCTCTTACCGCATCAATTAAAAAGAATTGCTCAAAGAATTCCACTAGGAGTTGGAATTGTAGGCGGACGAGGAAGCAATGGCTCTGGAGACATTTTTTTAGCCTTCTCAACGGCAAATGAAAATGCATTTAATAGAGATGAAACCACTACTGTGAAATCAATGCCGAATGACCAACTAATGCCAGTTTTTGAAGCAACAGTTCAGGCAGTTGAAGAAGCGATTATTAATGCAATGATAGCCGCTGAAACTATGGAAGGAATTAACGGAAATAAAGCCTATGCTTTACCACACGATTTGCTTATTGAAACCTTAAAAAAATATAATCGGCTGAAAGAATAA